GTATGTGGAGACGGGTGGTTTGCCGTCGCGACAACTGAAGGTAATAGCTGAAAGAACAAGACTAGAAAGCAGAGAAATAGAGGTTTTCACGTATATTCGAGTCATTACAGAGTCCGCAAGACCTCTGGAGTACGACCACATGTTTGAGCCTTTAGTCTCAGAAAGAAAAAGCTTGTTAAGTTTTCTCTGCTTGGTATCGCTCCGGGTGGAGTTCTGCCCCGACATGCTCACAGGTGAAACGCTCCCACCACCGGTCAGAGCGCGTCGGAACATCATTATTCCTTTTAAGAAGTGTCGTACGTTCCAGCCCAGAGCATGAAACCGATGTGTGACGACATAACCGaccaaaagtagattattaaaGTCGTTGGCTGCTAATTTTCGACTCCATCAGTTATTGTTTGCAGCTGTACTACAGACTATGCATGTTTGCATTCATGCAGGTGTAAACGGTCCTGTTTCCACCAAGCGCTGCAGTTCAGGACCAGAtgttatttgtgttttcatcaTTGAATGTGGTGAActgtactagggctgggcgatatatcgagattttaatatatatcgatatattttcaaacgcgatatggtacgagacaatatcgtttatattgatatagctttattttttttattttattttttttcatataattttgatatagcttattttgtgacaaattgacttgaatgttttatttgagatttgcacaaatgttttgttatttgcacagctgtcaacctcagtggaaaagtctgcctgttactgtctacattgtattaattgcacagtgtattttaatttaattgttatgcaggaaaaggatatttgttttattttattcaagaagcatttttattctatatatccaggcagtttatttttatttcatttgttttatacattttgatattgtgcagacctctgttaagaaatgtacctgtgtgacatttggcacgaggcattttattaaaactgactgtttttttaagggtttgcctcagaaaaaaatgaagctaacagagatgctatgctataatgctttgggggaaaccccaattatggcacagaaaaaatatcgatatatatcgagtttcgccattcagctagaaaatatatagatatgacttttggtccatatcgcccagccctatatgtTGGGGTACCAGAACCTGACGGTGCTTAAAGAAGCAGACATGGCCTCATCCATCCACCAGAACCACGAGCTGGATCAGGGCTCATCGTTTCAGTCTGACCCCTCTGTGTAGTCGTGTAGAAGAACTTAAtccaagcttttatgtaactaaCCTGCAACCTGTTTTTATGCTAACAGAACTGTCAGATATAATGTATTTCTATTATTAAGCTTCAGGATAAATAGGCTCATGAAATATTGATGAACCCATTTTGTGTCATTCCTGAATACTTTATAACTTGTTTCCTCTGAACTTTCCCGGTTAGGTGATTGGGACGCCCCAAAGGGCGACGGTATCAAATACAATTCTGGTAAACAGTCCGCACACGCCCAGCTCCCAGTTCCTCACCCAGAGTCAGGCGCCCGATGCCTCCCCTTGGTCCTCAGGGTAAGTCCCCGAGAGGTCATCAAGTTCATCTGGCTTGGACCTAATAACAGAGCTTTGTGGGGATTAAATAATGTGTTATGTCAAGTGTAGGGTTAACGCAAAGTAGATGATGATTTCAAACACAGGATGTTTTTGAAAAtgtagtgatttttttttttatttctgcagaaaACGTGGCAAGAAAGGGGAGAAGAATGGAAAAGGCTTGAGGCATTTCTCCATGAAAGTGTGTGAAAAGGTGCAGAAGAAAGGAGTGACCACGTATAACGAGGTGGCCGACGAGCTGGTGGCCGAATTCAGCTCCGCAGACAACCACATGTCACCGAATGACTCGGTGAGTGCCAGAGTCACCGATCCCAGAGAAAAACGTTTAAAATCCCTCCACATGctggtaaagttgctttcgtcaacagaaattatgactaaatatcgtcatcaactaaccttttatcacctgaggaaaacgagacgagacgcaacaaaaataatggtcatgtgacgataacgataattatatatatatatatatatatatatatatatataaatatatatatatatatataaatataaaaaaatattgtagaggaataaaaacaagactaaaatggcgattacaaaataaaaactctgctaaaacgAGACGAttttctaccaaagatccttaatgttttcacattactgttttcagtagtttctctggtttagttctgctgggtgacgtcacgtcctcaatcccagtcgctgcagcggggaatcagatccagaagacgcagctgcagagttagaggcttatgccgttaacgcagagctctagttaacgtcaattaaaaacaaagttacatagagaaacgcagggatctgctctggggctggagaagaataagaggagaccatctttggatacactttcctacatagacgtggaaaagaaaacgtGTCGTAGAAAAGAACGGGAGAAatgctgaaaaataaatatattttataaatcaaattagagcgtcttctgtatctggaatgaatgtattcttgagtctataaggtaacaataatataataataagataaccttgtttgaattgtaaaatgggtttggctaaatacaatctttgactaaaacggtCCTTGACTATTTTGactaaaataaacccaaaatgctcagacttttagtcgactgaaacttgacacgactaaaaggagaataaacgtgactaaaactaatacaaactaaaatgatagcttgacccaaagactagactaaaactaaaattgaaacaggctgataaAAACACTACATGTGAGACTCGGGCATGTTTTTCTCCAGATAAGATGTTAAAATGTTGGATGTTTCTTCTTTCTTCGTTGCAGCATGTCTATGACCAGAAGAACATTCGACGGCGTGTTTATGATGCTCTTAATGTCCTCATGGCCATGAACATCAtctcaaaagagaaaaaagagatcaAGTGGATTGGCTTGCCGACCAACTCGGCGCAGGAGTGCCAAAACCTCGAGGTAAACGCGCACGAGGAACATCACGTCACTTGTCTGCACATTTCTTGTTTGGAACTTTTTATTCAGGAGTCTTTTAATCTTTAGGTTGAGAGACAACGGCGGTTGGAGAGGATTAAGCAGAAACAGTCGCAGCTTCAGGAGCTCATATTGCAGGTGTGAACACATCCACGGCTGAGATGTAGAGGGAGGCCTCATTTTAATCTAAAATAAAAAGGACGTGTTTCACGCCTGGCATGTGCAACGAAGGCAAAGTTAATACTTGTATACAAATGTTGACATCCTGAAGAGTTTTATTCCTCCTCTGATTTTATCTCGCAGCAAATAGCTTTTAAGAACCTCGTTCAGAGGAACAGACAGACGGAGCAGCAGGCGAACAGACCTCCGCCCCCCAACTCCATCATCCACCTTCCCTTCATCATCGTCAACACCAGCAAGAAGACAGTCATCGACTGCAGCATCTCCAACGACAAGTACGTCACCATCGGACCCGATGTGTAAACTGTTGTGAGTTAACGTTTGAGAGCATCAAGCTGGAACCAGAGGGAGACCTGACCGTTCACGTCTCCATGGAAACTGATCATGTTGGGACTGATGCTTGTCGACAATAGGTCTTTTGGGGTCCAAAATTGGTTTAAAACATCTTGGGATGAAGTTTTCAAGCAGTTGCTTATTTAAAACTGTAAACAATGAGATAgcgacagtgactacgtttacatgcagtcaaaattcgggttattgctaatattccggttactgaaacattcggaatattccgtttacgtggtaattaatcattcaggatatctggatcaaaccagcgacgcacggagaacgtgatgacgcaattcccgtcaattcaaaacaaatcttgcttcgcaacttttcgctcaccttcttgtaaatctcgctatcccgatactttctaccatctacaaatgcagagatgttcatatccttcattacatttatgaagtgattagtctcctactcactccaaaagtgtggcgtggtcttgtgtttctccatgtttataagaacttcttggactcaaaagaccaggattccttgcaaacagagcatgcgcagaaaacaaattaatgttcCGTTTGATAGGGAAATCCTGTTAATTAACCCCGGGgccatattcaggtttttaaaaacccgaatatgagcaaattcgggttattataaggggttattggtgtttacatggctgtgcaaattcaggttattgccaatattcagtttttaaaagggttattgatgcatgtaaacgcagtcagtaactaaggggggcggggcttatcaAGACTTTGATCCAAAGCTGAGAGGAAAAATAACAACAGTTTTTGAACATGCTTTGCGTGTGACGGGGAGTTGATTTCCTGCTGGATTTGATGCTTGTGTCGAGGAAGCAGCACATGAGTCGCGTCCCGTAAGTTGAATCTAAAGAAAACGTAGCTGCTTTACTGTGAACCAGCCAGTGTTTCTGCAGGACAGGTCGCCCGGCTCAGCTCCTTTTGAAGACAAATGTTTTGGGATTACGTGAGATTCAACATTGTTGTGGAGTTGGATACTAAGTCCCGCCGTGTTGGAGTGAATGCTTTTAGAAGTtgatcattttttttcaaaacacgTGGAAATCAAGTTATTAAAACGTTGAATCACGTCAAAATCATTTAAGAAACCAAAGTCTAATCCAGAGGAATATTCGGACGGCTTGTGAACAACAGAAACgttcaaaataagaaaaaaataataattttataaaGGCTTTCGAGCAAATATTAAACATCTGTGTCTAAAAATCACAGAAAAgtggatgaagagatgatgaAATTAGTTTAACTGTGAAGTTAAGTttgaaagtcgaaatgtagaaaTATATTTATCTCTGTTGTAATTTAATAGTGTCCTGAACATCACATCGATAGTTATACTGTAGAGGAACTTTATCAAATCATTTCTCTTAAAACATAAGAGAATTTTTACTCTTTAATACTGGATggtcaaacaaaacaaagaaaaacttaagtgtctacatttatttttgtcttaaaaAGTAAAGGCACCACTCCAATTACTAATTTAATCAGGTCGCAGATTAATTTGATATTTTGCTAAGTGGGAACAAAACGCTGAGACATACGATTACAGAATAACTGGCTGAAATTGATCCAGTGGTTTTACCAATTAAACTTGTAAAATACTTGGAAATAAATGTGGGTGGGACTCTTAACTCGCCAGATGATAAATTAAATCCGGTTTGGTTCACAAGAACCAGATGAGACTAATTCTTTTTCCCTCCTTACTTTGAAGAAAAACTCTTTTtaaagaaatgtgtttaaaaaaaaaaagctcttttaTTTTGTCAGGTTGTTTACaacctggtggtggtggttctCAGTTTTGtccttgttgttgttattattattattattattattattattattattattagggcccgagcactttcagtgcaaaggccctattgtatcagtaggaattgtttttctcgtttttatttttccggcggaatgagggccttttttccccctaaacgtgccccaaaagtcaccaaattttgctctcaagccaggcctggcaacaaatttgatatttaatggtttgcattaatgggcgtggcctaatggctcaacagcgccccctagaaaactttgtgcctcaagccccacaatacggtttgacgtacatgcacgaaaatcggtacacacctgtatcatgtcgcaacttaaagaaaagtctcttggcgccatggccgaaaccgaacaggaagtcggccattttgaattaatggtgtaattttggcgcaatttatgccatttcttcgccccaaccgtaacgtgcacccaggtgtgttatacatcaaaatgtgcgtctcgatcctgcgacgatgggcattacttttctcagtcaaaagcgttaccgtggcgacgatagacgccaaaaagcgcgtcctactttctgctataacttttgaatggtttgatatagtcgtaggtggtgtcatcggactctgttttgagtccttgaacataattggtgcaaattaaccccaccccttcttctaattggtccatatttgatagttcctactttctgccataacttttgaatggtatgacatacagagtcgtgggtggtgtcatcggacttagttttgagtccttgactgtggtgaaaattgcacgtgcgagggcccattcatcgctgcttgcggCTTTACAGACAGTGGCTCAgctttattatttttcattacaaatgcagattatcaaagtcaaagtagctttattatcGATTC
This DNA window, taken from Cololabis saira isolate AMF1-May2022 chromosome 6, fColSai1.1, whole genome shotgun sequence, encodes the following:
- the tfdp1a gene encoding transcription factor Dp-1a isoform X1, translating into MAKDGGLIETNGELKVFIDQNMSPSKGVLSLVTVQPTAGTVAKQLLPKTLGPSNVNVATHMQHVVIGTPQRATVSNTILVNSPHTPSSQFLTQSQAPDASPWSSGKRGKKGEKNGKGLRHFSMKVCEKVQKKGVTTYNEVADELVAEFSSADNHMSPNDSHVYDQKNIRRRVYDALNVLMAMNIISKEKKEIKWIGLPTNSAQECQNLEVERQRRLERIKQKQSQLQELILQQIAFKNLVQRNRQTEQQANRPPPPNSIIHLPFIIVNTSKKTVIDCSISNDKFEYLFNFDSMFEIHDDIEVLKRMGMACGLEIGKCSPEDLKVARSLVPKALEPYVIEMAKGPISNVYITGGTAANGTRYNASSDGCTDGTMASSSNDSHYSGSRVETPVSYMGDDDDEDEYDENDDED
- the tfdp1a gene encoding transcription factor Dp-1a isoform X2 gives rise to the protein MAKDGGLIETNGELKVFIDQNMSPSVLSLVTVQPTAGTVAKQLLPKTLGPSNVNVATHMQHVVIGTPQRATVSNTILVNSPHTPSSQFLTQSQAPDASPWSSGKRGKKGEKNGKGLRHFSMKVCEKVQKKGVTTYNEVADELVAEFSSADNHMSPNDSHVYDQKNIRRRVYDALNVLMAMNIISKEKKEIKWIGLPTNSAQECQNLEVERQRRLERIKQKQSQLQELILQQIAFKNLVQRNRQTEQQANRPPPPNSIIHLPFIIVNTSKKTVIDCSISNDKFEYLFNFDSMFEIHDDIEVLKRMGMACGLEIGKCSPEDLKVARSLVPKALEPYVIEMAKGPISNVYITGGTAANGTRYNASSDGCTDGTMASSSNDSHYSGSRVETPVSYMGDDDDEDEYDENDDED